ACAAGGGTTACGCCTCCGATCAGGAAATAACAGGAAATTGCTTGTTAAAAATTACTGGAATATGTAGTAAAATACCTTTTTGAGTATTCCTGTATCATCTTTTGGGCATCCCGCAGATGCCATGCTGAGTGCTTCCTTGGAAAACTTCAAACGTCATTCTGAAGGGAAAGATGACAACACCTGGGCGCAGGTGCCAGAGCCTTTGACACAGGCGGTGGGTGACTCCTTTTCTGTGGTGATTACTCACCTGCAGTCCCCAGATAACATGATTGTGCAAAAGGTGGAGAATGCTGGTGAGTATTTAATATGGGGCATTGCATTTTTGACACTTCCAAATTAAGAGCGCTTTATTGGCAGGAGTGATTCAGGAGTTGCAACTGAAGTTGAGGCTCCACTGCAGTCAGGTGCCCACCCCCCAAAACTTCCGACCAGCACCCGGCACAGTTTGCTGCGCCCAGTTCTCAGGTGCAAAAACACACGTACTATACACATCATTTGACACTGTTTGATGCGTGATCTGATGTGATGGCTTCCTATATGACCTGCTTGCGGACTTCCAGAGGATAAGCAGTGGTACCGGGCCAAAGTGCTGGGCTATTCATCGGAGGAACGTGTTTGTGTCGGCTACATTGATTTCGGCAACTCCGAGGACATAGATTTAGGGGATTTGAGACCCATCAGCTCTTCGTTGCTGGCCTTGCCAATGCAGGCCATTCCCTGTGCCCTAGCTGGTAAGACTGGAAAGATTTTAAAGAGCTTTGATTTAGGACCAAGTGCTTCAAAATGGATGTGAATGTGtctgttaaaatgtgttttttatgttctCCATCCATTATTCCacatcagtttgtttttttatgtagtcTGATATATGTTATTGTGAATATACTGAATATGATTTTTTGTGATGTTCTTACTGCTGTAACTTGCTGGAAAAGCTTAATATGTTAAGTGACCGATAAGTGCTTGGTCtcgtcaaatgtgtaaaaactCTGATGACTttgcaatatattgtatttgtttGCAACGACACTTGCTGAAAAGTTAGTTTAAGTGATAAAGAAATGGATAGTTGGAGGTAAGTTTTAGTTTTCACAATTTTTGCTCTCACTTTCCTTGTCAGTTCATATTCCCACAACCGGTGTTGATTCTCTCTTGGAGTGAATGTGTGGCATTTTTTATGTCACTTGTTTTGAGTTGATTCCTATAACATGGGTTATCACTTAGACTTAGACTTGTGGTGAtttgctgccccctgctggtcattaatgttcaaaaaacaataaatcgtGTATTTTGCGACATGATCCTTGTAAAGCTTACAGATGATCTGTCTTTGGTATCCTCACAGGAGTGCAGCCTGTTGGGGAGAGTTGGCCTGAGGTGTGCCTGTTAGCCCTGCAGCGGAGTGTGTCCAACAGAATCCTGCGTACAGAGATCCAAGGGGCGCACAAGGGTAAAGCTTTGGTCACCATGGTGGATGAGGCGAGCGACCCTCAGTCTAATATCACGGAGTTGCTAATCTCTGCCGGGTACGGCGTTCCCTCCACTGTTAAGGCCAATGATGTCCAGCAGTCTGAACAACCCACGGCTGCTGCAGAAccacaaggtaaaaaaaaaaaaaaaaagtgttgaaaacctttttgtattttgattcATATTCTTGTTGATGTGCTCCCTAGTGTGCGAGCCTCTGATATGGTCCTCAGTTGAGCTTCCCACCGATGGCCAGTTGGTGGTGCTGTCCACCACTCTTATTGTGAACCCTGGAGAGTTTTTTTGCCACATTGACAACCCCGCTGGTATTTGCACCCAAAAAATAAGCACATTTTTGAATACCGCACATATGGGTGTGCAAATGAAATGCTGTTTTCTTGCCAGACCGTCAGCAACTTATTACGCTCATTGCTGATTTGAAACAACACTGTGAGGCAGATGTGGCAGCCTTTGAACCCAAAGTGGGGGATCCCTGCTGTGCCATGTTTCCAGGTGTTCCACAAATATTTAAGTCTTAATAGATAAACAGATAatttattaatctccaaaagaattcacttttccagcagctctgcaaaaatatcaTAGTGAACTTCATACTTTGCTCCACAATTGTCCTCTTCTTCCTTAGGTGATGGAGCCTGGTACCGTGCAAAGGTCAATGGTCAGTCTGAAGACACAGTGACCGTAAACTTTGTGGACTACGGTTATAGCATGGAATTGGAAAAAAGGCACCTTCGCTCAGTGACACCTCGACTTCTTCAGCTGCCCTTCCAGGCCGTTCGCTGCTTCCTCTCAGGTAGTCTTgatgatttttgacaaaaatgctgcattttACATCAGTGCTTCTCAAGATTTTTATCACCAcatgaaaaatattttgctttgcCACTGCTTGTGCTACTGTCACTTACCTTAGTTGTTTAGTCTGGAATATGTGGCTTGTACTTACTGGAAAGTTGGTTTATGTGAGGCGAGTTGTATACAATGCAGCCCATTTATGTCGACGCTCCTCTGACTGGTTGACTGATGAAACTAGCCATCGCTTGCGCTTGTACTGGGGCATCAGGGGAATGGGCAATAATAAAGCACAGTATGTCtctaattttatatttattaaaaataaatctttgGTATTTCTGGGTACCAGTGGTACTTGTACAATAGTTTGAGAATCAGTGTTTTCAATGATCCTAGTCATTTAATACCAGTGGTTAGTCGTTTTCAGAGAAAGGTTCTTATATAGTCTGTGTGCTATGTTTTTAGGTGTGGAGGCCATGGGTTCCGAGTGGAGCAGCGAAGCCATTCTGTGGTTTCAGACCCAAGTGGATGGAGAGAAGATGAATGCACGCGTCCTCACTGTCACCAAACAGGGTTACGGTGTGGAGCTGGAGTGCAGAGGGCAGAGCATCGCAGCTGGCCTCATCTCAAATGTCCTTGGTAGAGTCCCTGGAGAAATTCCTAAAGGGGTGCACTCCATCTTGTCGCCTGGGGCCAAACAGAGAGAAGACGTGAAGGAGAAGGAGCACAGCCAAACCCAGGCCTCCAAACAGATGCCCACAGTGGAAGGTGTTGCGACACAATTATCAGGTCAGTGTGAGTGTCCTCAAAATAAGTTGAAGTGATTTGGGGATCATTATCATTAGAATACTGTGTGACACTCCTCCTGCAGGCCCGACTTTTCCAGTGGACTGGAAGACAATGGAGCTGCCTATCAATGAGCCCTTCAAGCCTTACATTGCAGCTGTTACTAGTCCTTCCCTTTTCTACCTGCTCAGTCCCAACCAAGGTAAGAACGTAATTCATAAAGGATGCAACACTGCTTTGCTGTTATGAATGCTAttctattgtttttttgcagtggACCAGCAAAAGCATAAGGAGATGATGCTGGAGCTGGCTGCATTTTGCTGCACTCATCGTGCCACTTTGTCATCCTCCACTGACCATAGCAGACTTACCCCCGGAGTGGCCTGTTGCGCGCAGTTCTCTGGTGAGAAGCTTtgtcaaaaacagacaaaatccGATATTGTTTCATGAACTACCTAATGAGCATCCACTTTGTATGTTTActgacttgaaaaaaatatgaacaacccacgtgttctttttaaaactattgACTCTGTTTTAAATCCCACTCCATCCACGACACTGGAAGTCTTATCTGACACTCGTGAACATTTCCtgcaatttttttaataataaggttGCATCTATACGAGCCAATATATCACCCCCCTCTTTTAATTTGTCTACAGTGACACAGTGCTCTAAAGTTTTTGATCAGTTTGAACCTGTGTCGCTGGCCTTCATTACCAAGGTAGTTGATGGTCTtaagccttcttcctctcccattGACCCAGTCCCCCCTCGCTTTTTTAGGGAGGTGTGGGCAACTATTGGCCCCTATGTGTGCAAtatcatcaacagcagcctgtcctctggtattgttccttccttttgtaaaaaggctgctgttgaacctttgcttaaaaaaacaggtgTTGATCCTTCAATTTTATCAAATTATCGGCCCATTTCTAAACTACCTTTTatctcaaagattttagaaaGAAGTGTTCTTGCACATATGCAGCCTTTTTTAGATGTAAATGGATATTTAGACACTTTCCAGTCAGATTACAGGGCCTTTCATAGCACTGAGTCTgcacttttaaaggtttttaatgacctgtttttaatgactgatactggtggttcagccatttttgtgcttttagacctgactGCTGTCTTCGACACAGTGGACCAcactattcttttatctcgcttggaaaactgtgtgggtgtcagggggactgcccttgattggtttaggtcttacttgtcagggagatgccttaCTGTGGATCTTGGTGACTCCACCTCATCTACTGCCCCCCTTGAatgtggagtcccccagggatcaatcctGGGGCCCATCCTATTTGTTCTGTACCTAATCCCACTTAGCacaatttttagaaagcatggcatctcctatcacttttatgcagatgactgccagatctacttaccaattacaagaaaaccaccagccttggcgtcatcattgaTAGTGATTTTAAACCTAATACACAAATCAATGccgttgtaaaatcttgtttttatcatcttcggcttttatccaaagtcaaatcatttttatcattgcaacatttcgaacaagccatgcacgcttttatctcgtcacgtctggactactgtaatgctctttactctggaataagccataaattactttctcgcttacagttagtccagaactctgcagcacggcttttaacagcacccaaaaagagggagcatattaccccaattttagcctccctgcactggttgcctgtgcgttttagaattgattttaagattttattgtttgtttttaaggccttgaatgggctggcccctcagtacatctcggacctcatccaaatttacactccagcgtgcactttgaggtccgaaggccagctccaactggtggtgcctaagaccagacttaagaccaggggagaccgggccttttctgtagtcggcccaaagctgtggaacactctcccccctcatgtaaaaacggcccccacaattgaaagctttaagtctcgtcttaaaacccacttttattctctggcttaactcggcgtgagtcgtgtggtcctctgtgtcttttattatttttttagtttttattggttctatttattttagtttttaaattaaatttacttatttattttttacctacttcttggacttttggcttttattgtttcgacttcttgttttaaatattttattgtagtacgtttctttgtttctatttgatcttttagtttttattgtcgtaatttttacttattatttacatttacattcctttatttacttattatttatggttttgctagtctgtgcagcactttggaaacagtgtttataaaatgtgctacagtatataaataaagtggattggattggattggattgaaaCCCCACCTGCCATCGGTGCTCCTGCAGACCAAAGCTGGTAATTTGTTGTCTGCTAGCAGATATAATTATACAGCGCGTGCCCTCTTTTAAACACGGGTATGCAACCAAAAGACTATAGCCTAGCATGCATTCCACAGGTAACGACAGGGTCCAGTTTAATGGCGTTCTCAGGACACTCAAAAACTCTTTGgcaagtacagtggtgtgaaaaagtgtttgtgcccttcctgatttcttatttttttgcacgtttgtcgcacttaaatgtttcagatcattaaacaaaacaaacacaaaatgaaactttttattaaggaagaaaaaaaatccaaacctacatggccctgtgtgaaatagtgattgcccccctgttaaaaaatatcttaactgtggtttatcacacctgagttcaagtggaaaagtttgtaaagtcatttctaaagctttgggactccagcgaaccacagtgagagccattatccacaaatggcaaaaacatggaacagcggtgaatcttcccaggagtgaccggccaaccaaaattaccccaagagcgcagcgacgactcacccagggggtaaaaaaaaacaaaaaaaacccccacaacaacatccaaagaactgcaggcctcacttgcaaacaccttttcacaccactaaaaGTAAAACTTTGTAGCCATAatctttattattaaaaggCTGACTCTTGCATCAAAGCAAATTGTTGAAGTTTGCGTTGGCTGAAAATGTTTCAACATGTGCAAACAAGACATTTCTGACTGTGTTTAAGCATGTAAGGTACGGATATCCTAATTTGATGTTTTGGGAACAACAAGAGCGCAAGTGTAGACCTCTTCCATGGCTTAaacttatatattttttaagaaaactgAGTAAATGGGTTTCTAGCATTTTAACAGCTTTTTAAAGGAGGTAACATTTTATCCAGGAATGTGAAAGGTCTGGCCTGGGGAccatgattatgatgatgatgatgataataatatcaGTGGATTGCGTTGGAATTATCTTCAAAGCCTACAAAGTTACACTTAAATATTCACCAGAAGGTCTTTATTTTACCAGCTGATGACAACTGGTACCGTGCTGTGGTTCTGGAGGTGGCTGACAATGAGGTATCAGTCATCTACGCCGATTTTGGCAACACCGAAAAACTGCCGGTATCGCGAATTTTTCCCATCCCCGAACACCTGCTGCAGCTCCCCTTCCCGATAGCCCGCTGCACTCTGACTGGTAAAACCGCCGATCTCCTTGTCCTTGAAACTTGCCAGTGGTATTGACATGTTTGTTGTCTCTCTGCAGGTAAGGAGCACTTCCCTGCCCAGTGGCCACCACAagtgttgcaaatgtttcacGGTTTGTTGCTGAGCAGCGTCCTCGCCACCGCGCATTCGTTCGACGGATCTTTCAACGTTCTCTCAGTTACCCTGCCTGCTGAGAGGGGCGGTGCCCATCTCACTGCCCTTGTCTTGGACGCGCTGCAGGCCCACATCAAAAATCCTTATAGCCCATCTCCTGCCATGGACCAGAAGGATAGCACCAGTTCTGCAACGCTCCTTCACCACCCTAAGCCTCACTTGACATGCACCGTGGACAAGAGCGTGGAAAATACAGCGGTGGCCTCTGAGCCCCTAGTAGGATTGCAGCCGACCCCCCAAAGCCCACAGCAAATGCAGAGCATTGCAGCAGAGCCCCATAAAGGTTGGTCATGTTACAATTTTACTGCCTTTTTTGACATGggcaaagaaaatgttttatttaaattcttttttcatttttttgccacCCATTTAGGCATCAAACTAGTTGTGCCTGCATTACTGAgggaaaatatataaaatcaatCAATATCTAATTCATATAATTAagttgattttcttttttttccccccagaagCCCAGACCTCTGGATGCTGCTGTCAGAGCCTGAAGACCAAGGTCTGGGTTCTTTATGCTGACCTTTTAAGTGTATAATTGTATTTTGGATGCTCTTTATTGCATTGTTCTGTGCTTTCTCAGTGCAAAAGACATGTTGGCGCACATggaatacagatatcctcaaaatgatatcatcattagacaaatgacCAATTAGTTGCTACATTGCAAAGATGTTTtacttgatggcggccatgtttttcaaccaatcctgctcaaattttacacacatgcttTTCTGTCCCCataaggtgtgtaccaaattttgtggcaaTTTGGcgaaacaccctaaagttatagtgggtgttttttttacaggtgtttgagaaatttcaagtcagtccgatTTATGaggtgccaccatgtggtgtatttgtccaaaaaaatagcacaggcaacacggaAGGGGTGCATGTTGTGACACatcttcacccttttgtgtgcagctgaTCACAAATATAgttgtgaaaaaattaggacactcCATGACCTATATTAatcacttgttttattttgaaataacacTTGACATAATATCTTTACCTGTGTTAACAGTTGGAGCATCTGGAGCTGAAGATGGAGCGTCTGGAGCAGAAGATGGAGCTGCAGCTGTCCTTACTTAAGCAGTGTGTTGAACGGTTGCAGTCCTAACTACTCCACTCGGGTTGCAGTCCACTCAATCTCATCATGTTTTTATTCTGGTTTACATGTAAAAACAAGTTACAGTCCATtctggttgttttgtttatacgttttaatattttgatagtGTGCAGAAGTGTGCTTTGCTGCCAAGGCCTCCTTTAAGTTCTTATCTGGCACACAGGTGGTGTATTTGCGTTTGTCTTTTACATAAAAGTTCGATCGCAAGAAGTCAaagtttgttgtttctttttttacgtCAACACAAGTAGTGCTCCCCCAGTGTGTGGGCTGGGAGGAGAGGATGAGTCGAGCCCACCGGTGTAGGTGGAGCTGAGTGGAGGTGGGGTCACTGCTTTTCTGTGTGTGGTTGGGAGCTCTGCTGAAACAGACGTGCGTGGTGCCAAAAAAAGACACCAGAAGTTCACAAAGAGTGGATTTTGACAAGCCTTTTGTAAGTAGACACACTTTGTTTATTTCCATGGAATCGTTTAGCTTTAGGACCATTTGCAAATCATCTACTGTAAGTACATTTGTACGTTTTCTTATACTAACTCATTTTATGTACAATTGTAATTGAATAGGAAGAACAGTGTTAGGGTAATAATGCCTCTTGACACTCCTATGAACTTGACAATGTTTTTCACAACTTTATACGTACAGTTTCGAATTTTATTCTTTCACTTaaagtacattgttaaattacGATAGTACACTTGACCATGTCAATGAAGAAATATTTAACCCTGTAGAGATCTGGCATTTCAGTGTTTTCTTTTCAAGTTGTTTTGGTTGTGTTGTATAGGTGAAGGTTGCCAGAcgatattcatttttaaaacattttagaatTGTCATATCTTCTTAATGTCATATCTTCTGGAATGGCAAAGCTACACGACAGCCACATTTGTCGTGACCAAAAATGTCCCATTGTAAATGGCATTTTAAAAAAGCCTATATTTAACATTAATGCAATCCTTTCATGTTAATATTTATGTGGAATACTAGCTTTCAATTTTAAATTTGTATATTTCAATCCACGCTGCTGAATACAGTATTCCCACTCAAAGCATGcagtaaaacatgcatgtgcttgtgtgtttttaagttgaGCTTTAAGGTGTGCAAAGCAAACAATATCTTGCATGTAATTTTGGTTGGTTCAGGCCATTTTTATAGACCATACGACCAGCGCCTGGAGGTGGGAATCATGCATCGCATGTCCTTAAATTTGTACTAAAGCACGCCGACATGCTCAAATTTGTTTGGCTTCTCCAGTTAAAGCGCAGCTACTGTTACCTGTCTGGGTCATGACCTCTGGCCCTCCCTAAATCTGACTTGACACAGAAAGACAAGGCAGCCATGCTGAATGTAAAGAGGAGCAGAAACATCTGACAAGgagctttttttcctgcttttgaaacaCCCTCTGGATTCTTTTGTATACTGTTTCTATGTTCAGGTATTTCAGATTATAGAGTTAAGTTACTGCTGTTGCTTGCACTGGTGGGTAATTTTTGGATTTTGTATGAAGCTCGTCCAAAGCTTGTGCTGCTCTGTAATTATACACACTAGAGGCATTTTCTAATCTGCCAAACCATTTAAAAACAGGCGGCATGTTTAtggatttgttttctcttttatttctattttcaggGTAACTGTACCCCACACAGCAGGGAAAGGATAGGGAGAGTCGGCCAGAGCACATCTttaacatgaatatttttgtatttttctgtcaGCCAATCcttatgtttttctttgcagGTGTCCCAACATGCTCTCAGATATCCACCATCATTGCTGCCTTCCCACAGTGCTTCTGCTGCTTTTACAAGGTTGGTTTTCTATTGCATATATTGTTATAAAAATACTTTTACTTAGTTTATGAAGAATATTTTGACCTGCAGTGGTATAAGAATTAAAATGTTAGGAGTGGTTAAGCTAGGTGTGCTGCAGTGATTTCCAGGAAGATGACGTGTAAAAAGTGGCATATAGTCGGTTGTACGTCCGGGTTTTGTGCTGAAATTTTGCCTTGGTCCAGCCATTTGTCATAataattttgtattgttttttgcatgtaaaattataattattccctataaaatgtattttttgttaatattgttgggtgtctggaacaaactaattggatttacatgattttctatgggaaaaattacatcggtttttgtacgtttaaCTTTTCGTCTGACCGTtcggaatgaatgaataatgaaaactgaggcaacattttCTTGCAAATATGTGCCAAAAGTGTGACAAAATGAACAATTCATCTCACGGGCAACTGCTGTTTATTGAATGTAGCACTGCTTAAACGTGTCACCTCCTTCAAAAGGATTTCCTATCCCCTGTATTAAAAATGCTTGTTTTTACGGCCTGTCTTCGTCTCGAGAGTGTTGGTATTTGCCCGAGGGAAGAGGCGGGAGCCGCGAGGGCAATATCATCTTTTGAgttgttttcaaaaatgactgCTTTAGCACCATCTGCAGTATTTATTGCATGCCATTTTTAAGACTTTGAACTTGAGCAAAGCAGACTGTCAAGACTCTCCTCATTCTTTTAGTGGTGAGGACAAAAGAAAGGAGACATCCACTTAATCCCTCCTTATCACACTTAAGTAGAGGATAATCAGTGGAATAGTTCTCATATTTCCAGGGATTTAGACTAATTGGTGTCATTGTCCAGGCTTTAATGATAAAAGTGGACATTTTGCCTTGAGGCGCTGTCATATACTTGTTATGGAATAGCGTGGTTACTTTGTCAGAAGAAAGCAGCCTGAACTTTCACTCTCAGGAGGACTTGCAATGATGAAAAAGGGTCAAGATTGGAGATTTGCTTCCAGCTGCTATTTTTACTGCTCTATGCACTTGAATTTTACCTTTTTACCTGCTTTCCTCTTAAGATTTATGAtggaagagtacatttggaCCGCTTGCATAACTATAAATCTCTGTAGAAATATCCAAAATAGTGTTACTGAAGGGcctgaagaagaaagttcaagTGGATAATTTCCCTCGTGTGGTACATCCTGTATAAACATCAGGGCTGTATTTGACTAAAGATTTACATTAGttaaatctgatttgttagatgTTGTCCATAATCGACTAATTGTTGAATACTtctggcttaaaattgctctgaagtgaaatccattagtggagaacagttgcgtcatcacctcttttgcgTCGccgaaaaaaatgtataaatacgttgttcggattgggcgttcgggtttataaaaacataagaaCGTCTTTGGtagtgaatgagttaattataAAGACTGTTCCCATTTAATATAGtgaggtaaaaaaatatatatactgtatacatacgaGTAGACACTTTGTTTGTattcaaatggaaaaacaaagccAGAACTCAGGTCAAATTCCCCAGCAACGCTGCCAGGGTTACCAGGGACAACAGGGCACGTTCACATGGCttctgaacaggaagtcacatgTCTCACTGTCTCTCTCTCGCTCCTCTTTGGGTTGTCTTTCCAAGTGAACAAGCTGGAAGAATGGTTTTATTCACGTGTTCACTCACATTAGCTTTGAATTGTCTGTTATTTTCTGGTAGAGGGTCAAAGAGGGAGTCTGTAAGCAAAACCGTCTTTTGGAACAGCGTCTCCAAATAGAAAGTGAATATCTTTTTGGGAATTCCTCAACTTGGTGGTATTTTTGTGTAGATGGTTAACTGTGCTGTTTTGACGCTTCTAACCTGAAGTGAGAAGGAATGTCATGCTaggttttttaaaattggtACAATGAACGAGAATAAGAGTGGAAATCACAAGCAAGgattgtctttttatttttaatcttgTGCAAAATGAGCATACCCAAAGTACAATTATTTTTAGTGAGGAATTTTGACGTAAACATGCAATGCTGGCACTCAAATCAAACCTCAATTTCCGTATACCCCAGCGTttgtataatttgttttttttgttttttttttcttgttttcccacagtattgcacataacaaactagttAGTTTTCCCTGTACTGTGTCGTTACGTAAAATCGAGTATCCAAACCAAGTGTACTGCGCGTTGCTGACACACtttctatattttttcaaaaagagaatggactattttattttagcggctgtttttgtattagatgtttttcattttaataaacCAACTTTGCACACATATTTGCCTTTGGCTTTGTCTTAACTCACTTTTGTGGGAAAAATATTGGGATATatgtgtgcatggctcagatcaagggtaccaagtgttacattttgggtaaaatttcaaactcgtggatagaccttggtaatgttatcaacacaaccttgaaacattgcaaaacacacacccaacataccagagcttgagacatcttccatttcccgtAGCAACCCTCCgtagttcactctttcttaaatgtaatgtacataactcTGTGTCGACTgtatgctgttatctctgcatagatttgacttctgtgagaaaagtaacttatatttgacATTATCAAAGTAagtaaaaacaagtgacaaatctagatcttgagttaaagctctgaaaatatggcaaaaatcAAATgaggacaccgagttatgtacgtTGCATCTTCCATAGTGGTGCACAAACTTTCTTGCCATTCTGTAATCTGTGAACACATTACCCCACTACTGTTTTAAAATGCCAGTCATCATAAATTATAAAAACGAAAGTCATGAGGGACACGCCgatcgcttccgggttaaatacagagcaatttatcaacgaacatgctaaaatttatttggtttggataaatgtcaacgacatatactgtaatatgacggataaaagtaagtaaaatccgactagtaatgatgaataattttgcccactttgCGCCTTTTTTTCGCCAATTCGTGCACGTACATAACTAGGACACGAACGGCTAACTACAAGAGGTCAAAACAACGGCTGAcaaaacgagttacactgctcgataaacacaaaatttggaactcacccaacaaaaaaaatcatttcaaagtgcataaagatcttctccaatatatataaaaatgaaaaaatcttaccttagacttgacaatggttgttaaaccgccAATTGCTCGTCGAATTGAATGATGTTGCTTGATGGTGCCGAGgtcgtgactgaacgtacattacgctaacacaaaatggcagACATGGTgaaacattcccctgctgaacgcgtatttggcgaataaccggcggaaggatacaagttttgtttggcccaagaaggcactttttatttcctaatttaatatttactagcaatacgcaatttacgctgtgagctcgaagtgtacgtacataacggtcggacacgaaatttgggtgtgttagacttttgttcaaataatcttattttactcttttatacacaaacaatcactttagttgcagagttgagtaattattccatgaatatataccattgtaatcatcatggggtttgtttttccatggaattatgttcttcaaaattttc
This sequence is a window from Dunckerocampus dactyliophorus isolate RoL2022-P2 chromosome 2, RoL_Ddac_1.1, whole genome shotgun sequence. Protein-coding genes within it:
- the tdrd1 gene encoding tudor domain-containing protein 1 isoform X1, whose protein sequence is MNHTFSPSLARPNLPLRKPSSRPSAASPFPGLAMPGGSPLRSSSLSPGAIPPASVSAASPVYLCHFCAQQGNLRCKRCKKVTYCSALCQKEDWKAHRHICIEAQPEKENPNLPTALPVMPSNSNLPDLKQADAFELHRVYLKDLHRVKTKQGSDIQASVVEFYNPGRFFLLAQSPELLDTLQSISSKLQKTSRCPSGTTYIPRVGEVCTAQFSDDLLWYRGLVQKVVADKKAHMLYIDYGNEEDVPYERIKPLPADLEPFHPCAMECHVAAVEPVDGSWSNECCTAVKQLLAGRTVTTKLVETLKNVHAYAVDIQISVGKYLSSFLVERGFAVKATVDIAPTEQNINAMLSASLENFKRHSEGKDDNTWAQVPEPLTQAVGDSFSVVITHLQSPDNMIVQKVENAGVIQELQLKLRLHCSQVPTPQNFRPAPGTVCCAQFSEDKQWYRAKVLGYSSEERVCVGYIDFGNSEDIDLGDLRPISSSLLALPMQAIPCALAGVQPVGESWPEVCLLALQRSVSNRILRTEIQGAHKGKALVTMVDEASDPQSNITELLISAGYGVPSTVKANDVQQSEQPTAAAEPQVCEPLIWSSVELPTDGQLVVLSTTLIVNPGEFFCHIDNPADRQQLITLIADLKQHCEADVAAFEPKVGDPCCAMFPGDGAWYRAKVNGQSEDTVTVNFVDYGYSMELEKRHLRSVTPRLLQLPFQAVRCFLSGVEAMGSEWSSEAILWFQTQVDGEKMNARVLTVTKQGYGVELECRGQSIAAGLISNVLGRVPGEIPKGVHSILSPGAKQREDVKEKEHSQTQASKQMPTVEGVATQLSGPTFPVDWKTMELPINEPFKPYIAAVTSPSLFYLLSPNQVDQQKHKEMMLELAAFCCTHRATLSSSTDHSRLTPGVACCAQFSADDNWYRAVVLEVADNEVSVIYADFGNTEKLPVSRIFPIPEHLLQLPFPIARCTLTGKEHFPAQWPPQVLQMFHGLLLSSVLATAHSFDGSFNVLSVTLPAERGGAHLTALVLDALQAHIKNPYSPSPAMDQKDSTSSATLLHHPKPHLTCTVDKSVENTAVASEPLVGLQPTPQSPQQMQSIAAEPHKEAQTSGCCCQSLKTKLEHLELKMERLEQKMELQLSLLKQCVERLQS
- the tdrd1 gene encoding tudor domain-containing protein 1 isoform X2 yields the protein MNHTFSPSLARPNLPLRKPSSRPSAASPFPGLAMPGGSPLRSSSLSPGAIPPASVSAASPVYLCHFCAQQGNLRCKRCKKVTYCSALCQKEDWKAHRHICIEAQPEKENPNLPTALPVMPSNSNLPDLKADAFELHRVYLKDLHRVKTKQGSDIQASVVEFYNPGRFFLLAQSPELLDTLQSISSKLQKTSRCPSGTTYIPRVGEVCTAQFSDDLLWYRGLVQKVVADKKAHMLYIDYGNEEDVPYERIKPLPADLEPFHPCAMECHVAAVEPVDGSWSNECCTAVKQLLAGRTVTTKLVETLKNVHAYAVDIQISVGKYLSSFLVERGFAVKATVDIAPTEQNINAMLSASLENFKRHSEGKDDNTWAQVPEPLTQAVGDSFSVVITHLQSPDNMIVQKVENAGVIQELQLKLRLHCSQVPTPQNFRPAPGTVCCAQFSEDKQWYRAKVLGYSSEERVCVGYIDFGNSEDIDLGDLRPISSSLLALPMQAIPCALAGVQPVGESWPEVCLLALQRSVSNRILRTEIQGAHKGKALVTMVDEASDPQSNITELLISAGYGVPSTVKANDVQQSEQPTAAAEPQVCEPLIWSSVELPTDGQLVVLSTTLIVNPGEFFCHIDNPADRQQLITLIADLKQHCEADVAAFEPKVGDPCCAMFPGDGAWYRAKVNGQSEDTVTVNFVDYGYSMELEKRHLRSVTPRLLQLPFQAVRCFLSGVEAMGSEWSSEAILWFQTQVDGEKMNARVLTVTKQGYGVELECRGQSIAAGLISNVLGRVPGEIPKGVHSILSPGAKQREDVKEKEHSQTQASKQMPTVEGVATQLSGPTFPVDWKTMELPINEPFKPYIAAVTSPSLFYLLSPNQVDQQKHKEMMLELAAFCCTHRATLSSSTDHSRLTPGVACCAQFSADDNWYRAVVLEVADNEVSVIYADFGNTEKLPVSRIFPIPEHLLQLPFPIARCTLTGKEHFPAQWPPQVLQMFHGLLLSSVLATAHSFDGSFNVLSVTLPAERGGAHLTALVLDALQAHIKNPYSPSPAMDQKDSTSSATLLHHPKPHLTCTVDKSVENTAVASEPLVGLQPTPQSPQQMQSIAAEPHKEAQTSGCCCQSLKTKLEHLELKMERLEQKMELQLSLLKQCVERLQS